A region from the Triticum aestivum cultivar Chinese Spring chromosome 3D, IWGSC CS RefSeq v2.1, whole genome shotgun sequence genome encodes:
- the LOC123073854 gene encoding uncharacterized protein C119.09c-like, whose translation MAKLYMQAVPPLDLNKNTEWFMYLGVWTTHIFILFVSWLLILSIFGCTPSMAWTLVNLGHFAITYHFFHWKKGTPFADDQGMYNRLTWWEQMDNDKQLTRNRKFLVVVPVVL comes from the exons ATGGCGAAGCTGTACATGCAGGCTGTGCCCCCGCTGGATCTGAACAAGAACACCGAGTGGTTCATGTACCTGGGGGTCTGGACCACCCACATCTTCATCCTCTTCGTCTCCTGGCTCCTCATCCTCTCCATCTTCGGCTGCACCCCCAGCATGGCCTGGACGCTCGTCAACCTCGGCCACTTCGCG ATTACATACCACTTCTTCCACTGGAAGAAGGGAACTCCATTTGCTGATGATCAGGGGATGTATAATAGGTTGACTTGGTGGGAGCAAATGGACAACGACAAGCAGCTTACTCGCAACAGAAAATTTCTTGTTGTGGTTCCTGTAGTCCTCTAA